ACGTTAATTGAAGTCTCCACCGGGGCAAGCAAGACCATCAGTTTTCAGCACAAAGGGCGGAGTGAAAAGATTACCGTTAAGATTCCCAAGGGAATGATTACCGGAAAAAAAATACGCCTGGCCGGAAAAGGCGAAACGAGCCCCTATGGCGGACCGGCCGGTGATCTGTATATCCAATCGAAAGTCATGGATGACCCGGTTTACCGGTCGGAAGAGTATGATCTTTATGTTGAACGAAAAATCAAACTGACCGAAGCGATTTTAGGCACCAGCATACCGGTTCCGACAATCACCGGCAAAGCGTTGAGTCTTAAAATCCCCCCGGGCACAAAACATAAGACCAAAATGCGTCTCTCCGGGCATGGATTGCCCCATATGCAGGGAAGGGCAAAGGGCGATCTTTATGTTATTATCGATGTAGACATTCCAAATAAACTTACCCCCGAACAGGCAAAGCTGATCGACAAATTGGCCGACTCCGGGTTGTAACAAATTAAAATTATTGACAAGTGGAACAAATAGAGGTACTTGTGTGCAGTTAGAGAGGGGCTGCCGTCGGTTTCGGCGGGAGGTATTTCGGTCATATCACGCAACAAAAAGTATGCCTGAATTAATATCGGTTTTGACAAAAGGAGAAATTCAAAAACGGGTTGCCCATGTGGCCCAAAGCATTTCTTCCGACTATCGGAATGGCGAGTTGATTTTAATAGGTGTTTTAAAAGGCGCTTTTATTTTTCTGTCGGACCTGGCACGGGAAATTACAGTGCCGGTCAAGATAGATTTTGTGGAAACCTCCAGTTATGGTGATAAGACCTGCTCCTCGGGCCGGGTGCGCATAACCAAAGAAGTCGAGATTGACATCGCCGACAA
This Desulfobacterales bacterium DNA region includes the following protein-coding sequences:
- a CDS encoding DnaJ C-terminal domain-containing protein, with the protein product MPETDYYKTLGVDKNATDTEIKKAYRKLAMKYHPDHTKNDKSAEEKFKQVSEAYAVLSDKEKRKQYDQFGSSGFHQRFSQEDIFRGFDFSDIFREFGFGGANASGNRRGGARFSFGGNSPFGNFQQPAPAKGSDLVYELPLTLIEVSTGASKTISFQHKGRSEKITVKIPKGMITGKKIRLAGKGETSPYGGPAGDLYIQSKVMDDPVYRSEEYDLYVERKIKLTEAILGTSIPVPTITGKALSLKIPPGTKHKTKMRLSGHGLPHMQGRAKGDLYVIIDVDIPNKLTPEQAKLIDKLADSGL
- the hpt gene encoding hypoxanthine phosphoribosyltransferase; the protein is MPELISVLTKGEIQKRVAHVAQSISSDYRNGELILIGVLKGAFIFLSDLAREITVPVKIDFVETSSYGDKTCSSGRVRITKEVEIDIADKNVLLVEDIVDTGLTLTVLIDYIKSLNPKTVKVCTLLSKHERRGTDIHIDYACHEVRNGYLVGYGLDYAGDYRHLPQIYELKL